From Brassica rapa cultivar Chiifu-401-42 chromosome A06, CAAS_Brap_v3.01, whole genome shotgun sequence:
ACTCGCCTCTGATCCTTCTTCTTCAACCCCAAAGGAAGCTCCTTTCCTCGACCCACTTAACAAAACCGTTCCTTTTGCCTCCTTGGCGCGTTCACAGACCAAGAGCCCATTCCACATAGTTGAAAACGGTGGTTTGATTTGTTTGCTTAAGACTTGCTTAGAGTCAAAGACCAAACCTTTGGAGTCCAATACGAGTTTACTATCGGGCTACGTTGATCATTTTCAATCCACCAAGGAGGATAAAGGATGGGGATGCGGGTGGAGGAACATCCAAATGCAATGCTCTCACTTGCTTTCTCGTAGAGATCAAGAAGTTAAAAGAGTTCTCTTTGGCGGCTCTGAGTTCGTTCCCGACATCCCCTCGCTTCAGCGGTGGTTAGAGTTGGCTTGGAGGAGTGGCTTTGACGTCTCTGGAGGTCTGCATTTCGACAAGCGTATATACGGTTGTAAGAAATGGATTGGGACTACTGAGTGTGCTGCGTTGTTGCGTTCTTTCGGGTTGAGAGCTAGAGTTGTTGATTTTGCTCCTGAGAAGTCTCGGTCGATGTATCTTTCGGTTCCTGGCTCTGCTGTTGCGCCTAAGAGGAGGGGGTACGGTCCTATGGATAGATACGTGGTTAGAAAGGGTGGAAGTGGGGTGGAGAAAGGAGGTGACTCTCTTGGTTCTAGTTCTTCTTCTAGGACCAGCAAAGGAGCGGTTTTGATGGAATGGGTTTGGAATTACTTTTCGGACAACAGGTTGGATGTTTCTTCTGGTGTTCATATCACGAATAAAGGGTAAGGTGGTTCTGTTTTAGTTCTCTTGATCTTGTCTGTGTCTTCTTCTATAACTTCCAAAGACatcatgtttttgtttctgCAGGCCTTTGTATTTTCAACATGAAGGCCACTCGAGAACAATCGTTGGGATTCAAAGACGGTTGCAAGGAACTACGTTTACTCCTCAGTACAATCTCCTGATTCTGGACCCAGCTGATGTGAgtttactgatttttttttatgaatatgaACATCAGCTTTTTACTAATGTTAATTGTGATTAATGATGGTGAGACTTTGAATGTGAGAATGCAGTTTACTAGAGGTATAGAGAAAGCGCTTGTAGATAAGAGAGGGTGGGAGGGGTATCTTAAGAGAGGAGCTCACAGTCTGACGTGTCCCGAGTATCAGGTCTCAGCTTCAAACTCTAATATCCATAATTTTTGTTGGTTATCATAGTTTGAGTGATTTCAATATCTGTTCTGAGTGTGATTAAGAAAGATTATGATGAGATACAGATGTTGTACGTTGATAATGGGATTGCTGTTGGCGAGGAGTTGGAGCAGCTCAAGACCATTGATAGTCACTTTGTTGAATTCTAATGgctttcataaaaaaaacagaaaaatgatTATTAGAGGAATCTTGAATTGGTTGCAATTTGTACTTTTGTATCATAACAATTGTTATTTTGGGAATCATGAACTAGTTGCAACTGTATAATTCTGTACCATATATACATTTGTTTGCTAAGTAAGCCAATTTAAACATTTTTCAATAGTGTGATTCTTAACAATTCTTCAGAATTTGTTGTTTATTAAGACCATTTTCTGGAACATATCATATAAACAACCTTGGATTATTGTGAAAAACAGGAGGATATAAAAGAAGTGGctatttattagaaaaaaaactgaGAAAGTTACAGAATGACAAGTCTGAGATCTGAAaacctaaaaatataaatgtcttAATCTCAAAAGAATTAAGACTTTTGAGAGATAGTCATTAAGAACAAAAAAAGCTATAGAATTTTTCTTACCATCTCGCAGTTTGGTGAATCCACTTCACTTCCCACTCTTTCTCTGGCAACAAAAACTTAAGTATGCCTCAAAATGAAAACACCACCACTTCACTGTTTGCTCTTCAACGGTCTCCGAAAATTGTTGACAATTTTTAGAGGGTTAGTTAAGAGGCAGAAGGTGCAGCCACCTTCTTCCGTACAATCCTCTTTCGCCTAGCCTTTGGAGGTGGAGAATCCGAAGCCGAGTCCTGTTGCTTCATACCAAGTAGCCCTGAGACTATTGCATTCTTTGAGATGAACCATCTTGAAGCTGGCTTtcctgctgctgctgcttcctCTGAGGGTCGGTTGTATGCTTTTGCCAGCAGATCATCAGACTGAGCCAGCGGGTCTGCCTCCACACCTAGCCATACTTGTCTTGATCTCTCCCCTAACTGAACGTTCATAATCCTGTTCCACATCCAATCCCATGTTCATTATACAAATCCTTCCAAGCCATTAGAAAAAGGTTTCCTAAGGGGTGAAAGAGAAGAATAATACCTCATGGCAGTGCCAAAGAAGAGTGCTACTCCAATGACGTCAAAGTGGTTGCTCATCGCTCTTTCGAATCCACATAAGAGCTGGTATCTCATGTTTGCATATAACCCAAGGAATGCGCCATAACCGAGAGCGTTTGTTGTGATTGATGGAACCGTCACAGATACTCTGCCAGAACAACGATTCAAAAAGTTAATAATCAACCATGAGCTGAAAGAAAAGTGAATGCAGAGAATGTGATGACctgtttttcttctttgccGCCAGAAAGTTTGACAACGAACCCTGGAGAGTTCCTGTTGCAACGCCAAGAATGGAAAGCTCTGCGGCCTTGTAGAATAGAGAATGGATCCTCTTCTGCAGGTCAAACTCTCTCAGTGGATAGCTCATCTCAAAAACGTTGTTTGGCAGCTTCTGCAATGTATTTTGCAAGTCGAACCGGAACGTGTTCCCGTAGGAACGACACGGAGCCAGCAACCAAACAGCCGCTGCATTGCATGCTGATACGGTAAGAACATTTATGAGCGCAAGATCCCATTCCTCTTTTATTCTGCAAACAACAGAGTAAACAATTCAAGACAATGAAATAAGAAAGCTACAAAACCTAGAGATGTAGAGACAGTTTATGTTACCTATCCTTACGAGTCTTAACTTCCCACCAAACCGAGCATCCAACCGTGGCGGCTTGCTCCAAGAGAAGTCTATAGAGAAATGAAGGATCCGCCAACATCCTACACAAAAGACAAGTCACATAGTCAAGactgtgaagaagaagaagaagtctacATCGAGCTATGGTTCTCAGAAGATACATTACCTGCCAACAAAGGCTCTCGACAATCCTTGAGGAAGAGCACGGGAGATGAATCTAGTTGTTGTAGGACGAGCGTTAATAGCAAGGAACTTAACCATTTGTGCTGAGCTGACCAAACCCTGCATACAAGTTTCCATAAGTGTTAAAGATCTCAGCATCCCAAAACCGTAAAGCTTCAAGGACATGTTACCATTTCATACGCTTGACGGAGACCAGCAGGCAAATCCATCATTGTCTTTTGCCACTCGTTCAACACAGCATCAACGAACTTCCTATCAAAAAGCTGGAAAGAAGAAACATAAATGTCAGTAAAGATCAACAAAACACAAACGTAAAAGATCTCTTTTACCTCTGCGAGGAACATCCTACGCCTAAAGAGACCACCTTCATCtccatcatcgtcatcatcaaaTTCGTCAAagtaatcatcatcatcaccatcatcgtcaCCTCCATCGCCACCACCGAAATTGACACTCTTCCCAATgtctccaccacctcctccagTTGCAATCTGCAAAATGAAAAACATAAacaagaaaaattcaaaaaagctaatcttgaaaaatataattcacAGCAAAGCCTATATCATCTCGCAATTACTATCTCCAAGGAAAACATCATTCCTAACATCTTCTTGAGATAGAGATTCATTGGGCTTAATATCTGCTAGAGACTAAGTCAAGTACTACTAATAGTTCCATGAATTGAACACCTCTTTGTCCTTAGTAACCAGCTTTAACAGAGAGAACAGAGCAAGACTATATATAACAAAGGCTCAaccttttagatataatttcaCTAAACCATTCTAAAACTCTTTGATTAGTAACAagaagagagagtgagagagagagacctcaGGGGTAGACTCGACTTTCTTCTGGGTCATATCAAGCTTTCCTTTTTCCAAGGTAACAGCTCCTACCGAACCAAACTTGCCACCTTTCATCTCCGGACACATCTGAGCACTCGGGGAAGCTGAGCCAGAGGAAGACGTGCCTGACCCGCCGCTGAATTGCAGCTGTAAGCAGCGTTCGAGACCCGAAACTGAATCTCCGACGGAATCGATaagagaagaggaggaggaagctcTGATGGAGCAGCTGCGACGGAGCTTACAAGGGAGAGTGGCGATAGGGCGAGGGATGGGTAAAGAGGGTTTGAGTGGAGATAAGGGTTTTGGAGCGACGACGCTCTGAAACGCCATATGAGACATGGCTTTCCGAGTTTAAAGACTCAACCTTTGATGATTTTCTTGGAAGAGAAAGGCGGCAGAGagcctttttcttttttttctctctttgggGATGTCAGAGAGATGAGAAAGGAGAGAAGAGGAGATATCGCCAATGAGATGACGACTATACACAGCAAACCCAATCttggtttctctttttttttttccaccaaCTCGAGTTTTAATACTTCTGGCTGATACAGAGGGTTTTAAGTCGGTCGTAAATGGCCAAGGGAGCCTTCCAAGTGTTAGCATCTACGAATACATCCAATTCGAGGTTCCGTGGTTTGTTTATTGGCATACGTCAAAGGGGAGATTaaatcaaataaacaaaaatatataacgtTTGTCAAATCAAATCTCTTTCGATCAGTTTACACGCTTCACATAGACGTACCTCAgagagtttttttgttttgttttgtttaatagtGATACAAACCAAACAAATAAGAAAACGACACATTACAAAATAGAACTAAATTAAGACACGCAGATACTGTGATGAATAGcatcgtcttcttcctctagCAATATGGCCACGAAGCTTGATTATGGATGTATATCTAAAAAGATATACACACACGTTGTCTTTAGTTTTGGGATATTCTGTGCAAACTTGGCTTTAGCCATCCTAGAAACCAAAGTCAATTGGTTGGCTTCTAATTGGAGGATAGGTTACTTGCTGCCTTCCCGTTGCTGCATTCTCTGTTGGTTTCACTGTTGTTGTAACCGGTTCAGGCGGTGGTGGCGGTGGCATTGTTTGGCTATCAACCTCTGTGGCGCCTAGAGCTGTTTCTGTGTTTGGAGTTGAAGACGGAACACTTTTTTCTTCCGAAGGTGTTTCCTCGACTACAGGAGGCTCAGATACTGTCTCTGTCACTGGTTTATCCAAATGTTCTGCTGTCTCAGCAACAGCTGCAGTTTCCGGTGCTGCTGATTCAGAACCAGCTGCAGTTTCTCGTGCTTCTGACTCGGAAACAGCTGCAGTTTCTGGTGCAGCTGACTCAGAAGCAGCTGCAGTTTCCGGTGCAGCTGACTCAGGATCAGCTGCAGTTTCAGGCGCTGACTCGGTCTGTGGTTGCTCAGAAGATGGAGGAGCTTCAATAGCCAACGGCTTAGCTGGTTCTTCAACAGCCAATGGCTTAGTTGGTTCTTGCGGCTTCAGTGTGGGTAGAGGTTTTTTGGGAGCAGAGATGGAAGCAAAGATTGAAGACATTCCGGGAGGTAGAATCTCGATTGGAGGCTTTGTGGATGCATCAGATAAACTCGTGAGCTTTGGATCCTCAAGAGAAGCCAAAAACGCACTTGCAGCATCTGTCTTAGAAGATGGAGCTTGCTCAACTTCCTTCTGTAGTGTTTTATTCCAAGCCTGGACCAAGTTCTTTAGAGTTGGACGACCATGTGCCTGTGTGATAGAAAAGTCAGAAACAATAGGAGCTTCATAAGAAAGCTAACtcaagaaagaaagataaaaaaaaaagagaaagattggTGAAACTGAAATCTTACATGGGCATGAAGCACAGCTTCTGCGAGCATTCCCGTGTCTTGCCATGCCTTCTCCATAAGCGCATTGTCACCCAGAACTGCAGCAGCAAATGCTGATTCTCGCCCGAGGCCTATGGAGATCAGATTGTTTATCAGTCCCTGCAACAAGATTAAAACAGCCTTTTCAATAAAGGAACCAGACCATAAAATAATCTCCTAAGTTTTAATTTTCCTAAGAAGATTCTGTCTAcagtttttgaaaattaaaagcCAAAAGAAAGAGAAATTGGGGACATACACTCAAGCGTGTCAATTCTCCATGGTTCGCTAAGCGTAATGCAAGGCCTCGCAACTCATGACCCTGTAAGGCGCCTTTCACTGAACCTGCAGTGGCCAGTCTTTTGAGAGCTTCGCGAGCTATGTCAGCGTGCCCAGTGGCATCTGCAGCATCTATAAGGTCGAGAAACTCCTTCGCGAATTTCACTATTCCCTCCACCGCTTCAACAACGTCTTCTTTCTTCTCAGCTGTTAAAGAGAGAATGTCACTCAAATCCAGGCCTAAACCGTCCTGTCCAATGTCCCTGCTATTACTCATTGTGAGAAGACAATGTAGAGCCCTCTTCAGATCATTGCTCTGCATCGCTAGGTCAAACTCCAGCCTGAGAACACATGTGAGTGAAAATAATCGCTGATATCATTTTTGTGTAAGTTGAGAGCTAGAATGAACGATCGACCACATGTGAGTGAAACACTGAATTCTGTACATACTCCAGCACAAGCAATTCAGAGACTAGAGAAAACTGAGAATAGTAGGAACAGACTGGAGGAAACAGCTGCACCAAACATAATATGATTCTTTTACCTCTTAGATATTCCAGGCAAATGAAGAGCTTCTGTTGCATAACCCATCCCTAACATAAACTGTGCCAGATCGTCATGATGTTCTCTCCCAAGTCTACTTGCCCTGCGCAACAGAAAATGTTGTATATTCCAGCTTGTTTACTACTAGTATAAAGACGatataatgaaaatatatcAATACCATTTAACTGCACTAACAGCATCCCCGTACGCAGCAAGACAGCGACAACGGATACCAGGATGGCTCAATGATATGGCATGGGCACACATGTACctatcaagaaaataaaggtGTGAGACAATAATTTACCTCAGTAGTTCCATTATTTATATGATCATTCAAGTGACTGATAGGACGATCATGGCAAGATACTGTATCCAACATGGTAACTCTGTgactacatatatttttttgtacgtTGAAACCTTGGACTGCAAATGTCAGAAGTCAAGGAGCCGACCTAGTGCGTACtaagaataaaaagaaaaaaaaccttGATCTAACTGCATATACGTGTCGTCAACAAAGAAATTTTTTAGCAAGAGTCAGTCTTGCTTTAAGGTAAGAACATGGATATTCTTGTTACCTGTCAATGAGCCAAAGAACTCCATCCCGTACACCAGCAACAACAAGAGGCCCCACTGGTCGTTTCTGCTCCACTGGGAAACGAGTAACAGCAACTGAGACTCCACCACCACCTACAGCTACCTCACTGGCCCTTCTTTCATCCATGTCATCACCATCACCTCTAGATTGTCTCGGCAATGATAAAAATGGTGGAACAGATGGAGCGTTTTGGAAAGAGGCTAAACGTACAACCTACAATAAAAAAGTACACACATGAGGTAAAAGTTCGACATAGATTCAGGATTAGACATGTAAAATTAAGCTTCAAaatcagttatatatatatatatatatatatatatatatctcatgTAAAGCGAGAAATGTCCACCTGCAACATGGGGGGCCTCAATAAAATCCTTTCTTGCTTGGCATTCTGGGCACCTTCTACTGTGATTAAGGCTAATTCACCATGCTCTGCAACTGCTCTAGCCTGTGCCTCCTTAAGTTTAATTTCTTCCTTCATCTTCATAGTCTCTATATCAATTTCAGATACTCCCGCATCCACAAAAACACATCTGCAGATCGAGGCATGAAAGAGAGTATTAGCATTCCTCCTTACTTTGTTTCAGAAATTGGCAAATTAAGGTAACCATGCCCTTAACAAGGTCAGAATCATGGAAAATACATTCAAAGAGTTATAATCTCCCGGAAGTTGGATAACGCACAATCAAGATAATTCAAATAACTGGTGCTACACAACTGCTGCAAAACAGTTCCtaaaaacagtttttaatttgtttcatCCAATAGAACTGTAGAAGTCTGGAAGAAGCATTCAAGGTAACATATACAAAACAGAAAGAAGTTCGTCGATCATATATAGAACATTAATCTTACTCAATTGTGGTTGGTGTAGCCACAAACAGCTGTCTGCGGTGCCAAACAGCTCCAGTAGCATGTGAAATGGCAACATCACCAAGATATCTATACTGAGGGCGCAACGACGATATGACCATGTATTTTTGATAAGCAAAAGCACAATACTCAACTGTTTGGTCCCACGCCGTCCACTCTGGCTGAGGTAGCATACCACCTACTGGCTCAAAATTGTCCCAACTGCACGTTGAAAATTCCATGTGGATTAATATGAAGCCAAACAACATGAAAAATGCCTCAAAATTGAAGTCGAGTTAACCAAAATGGAGCCATTAATCACCTGTAGAGCTGGTAGTTTAGGGGTGCGGACTCGGTAGATCTCTGCGAAGAACCATCATCATAGCTGGAAAACGAAGAAACATTACTGTTTCCAAATCCTGAGAGTGGCATCGACTGAATGGTTGAAATAGCTGAAGCAGCAACAGGACTAATCCTTCGGGATGTACGATAGCCTATTCCAAGTAGAGCACCACCATGCAGTCCAATGACCTGCCAAGAGAAATTTTGAAGCACATTATTGCTTACCTAAGCCTAGAAGTCAAATATCGACATACTGTCCTTTGATAAGTTTTCCAAACATACACAATACACAACCACTTAGAGTCGAAAAGAATTCTCAATGCGTAAGGTTCTCATGTTCAGCAATATTGTCCTTTTGGTCGAACGTCATTTGATAAACAACTGGATTCAAagtttaatattgtttttttttttaagttattttttccATATATTCAATGCAAAATTAATACGAATTCTTAGAAGCATATGATTAGATAAATTATGCAATGAAACCACTTCAACATATAGCTCGAGAATACATAAAGAGGAACTAAGATAAACGAACAAATGATGAACTTGATATGAAAGATGGTTATCCCCAGCTGAGACTTAAACACATCAAAAGCGGCTAAGGAACGCAATAACTCAAGTAAAGGATACATACCGGTTCAGAACGACCTCCTACAGATCTCATGAGAATGTTTGAGGTTCCATCATCCAAGAGAATACGAACTTGAACACTAGCTGATGAAGCTGCATTAGCAGCAGCGGCGGCTTGAGCTGCGGCTGCAGCGGCTTCTTTCGCCTTTCTTGATGAACCACCCTTTGGGATTATGGGCATCCTTTGAGGTAATACAGATTCTAGTATCGCAAATCTATCTCGACATGTATCCCAAGCCAAAAGTCTTGCACTTCCAGAATCAACAATGGTCCAGTCACTAACCTTGTAGATAGAGAAGTACAAGATATCAGGCCATACAACTGCCACATACCTACAACCAGAGAATAAAGTTAGCTGGCTAAACAAAAGACAGCAGTCAACAAATTACGTACATAAATATATTAGCGAGGAGTTAtctaacaaatatatttagGCAAAGAACGACTAAACTAAATGGTTGATACTTGAATGCCATTTTCTCTTTCCTGTCTACCATAGCATCTGGTGGGGTAAATCCCACCGAGATACAAAACCAACAAGCATGTACGGAATTTAAAAGTACAATAACAATATATGCAACCGTATAACAGGTAAACAATGAAGGAATTAGAATATTCACAAGCAGCATGAAAACACAAATACAATTTACAGTAACAAACAGCATCACTATgcagaaaatatttaatataatgcATATCATTATAAGACTGAAAAAAGAACTTACTTTCCTGAACTGCTTACAGAAAGAACCGAGTATGAATCATGTGGAACAGGTGCCACAATCTGCTTTTTAGTCTGCTTTACAGTCAACTGTTCACCTGAGTCTCCCTTAGCCATTCCTGATTCGGATAAGGCACTATTATTTCCAAGGGATGGGTTGGCTGTGTTGGATATTTGAAAGTTTAAGAGCTTTAATTCTCTTCCAAGGATATATACAGCTGAATTCTCCCGACTTCCAGACAGTGCCGGTAGAGGGGCTGCAGACGGGATGGCACGAGGATCAAATTCACTAACTATAATACCGACATTGGTACCAGTTGCGACGAGATGTGGCTGAAGAGGATGTGCAACCATACAATAGACCTGAAGAAAATGAAACTAATAAGTAACTAATCTGTACATTCTGAAAAGATAACTTTAGAAATTTGCGTGAAACAtgtcttttcttgatcatcctgtacaatataaaataacttttttctCAATTGCAATGTGTTTTATGATACAAACAGTTATCAATCAAGATTCTGCTTTTCTAGATGGTTAGGGTTATCTATACATGGATTTGTTCTGCAAGAAGtaacaaataatcaaacaatGCAATTTATTCTTATTCCTACTCTGGTTGAGTCCGAATGTATTTGCATTGCCAAGTGCAGTTCTGTACAGCTGATCAACTTCATTATTTTAACCATGATAGATGCATTTTTACGATACATGAATAGAAAATACTGTTTTGTGGGGCACATAGAATGGAGATGCAATTCTTTCAAGTGTAGAGAGCAATTCTCATGTTAAGGATTGTGACTGAATTAGTGACAtaataaacagaaaaaaatcgGTGACGTACAATTAGCCAATGCAGAAAGAAATGACATGATATATGGTAGATTCCAAGGAAATCATCAACGACTAGTGCTGCGTTTGCTTGGTTAAACTCAGAAATAAGCAAGTAGTCAAAAGAAAATTACCCTAAGTTTTCTGTGGGTTGCAAGGACTTGAGGCGGAACCAAGGAAGAAAGTTCACATAATGGCCTTGTCAAAGCCGAATAAGTTGGATGCTCAATAGACCTGTGAAAATTCAAACAATTAAATACTCCTCTAATATGCACAAAGATGTTCACCATGGATATCACGAAATGTTTAATCAAGGATACCATATGTGTGAATCTTTAACGCATGTCAAAATATCAAGGTTTGGTGCTCGAGGGTGACACCAAGATGCAACACTGTGGCAAGCTAGCTTCGGGACAGGTTTAATTCTCCGTAGCTCCTGCAGAGAAAAAGTACACATGTGGGTTGAAAATAGAAATCCATAAAATATGCAAAACCCATACATGAGATACAACATTACCTTAAATGTCATTGTGTCCCATATAGCCAATGTCTTGTCAGCACCGATTGTAATCAATTGTGGAGCACTGCCACTTACCCGTGACAACTCAACAGCCACTACTCCACCATCATGTGCCTAATTCAGTaagaacaaaatataataagatTAAGCAAAAGCTTTTACAAAGCCATTTCTGGAAGGATAAACCAGTATAACAGAAAAGTGGAATTTTATAGACTCAATTAAGCAAACAATAGCATGTCACTTGAACCAATAGAAAAGGACAAAAAGTATGACAGAGAAGTGGAATTTTATAAACTCAATTAAGCAAAACAATAGCATGTCATTTGAATCAACAGAAAAAGACAATCAAGAGCATGTCATACTACACTAATCAATACTCAGCCTATTAATCAGAATaggatcaaagaaaaaaaaatctagttaCTATTATCCAACATCACAAATCAACTCAGGTCCACTGAAACTAAGAACAATAGTACCATGTCCTCACCTGTAACCAAATTTGGCCAATCTTTTTATGAACGAGTAGGATTAGAATAAATACCTTTAAGCTGAGCTTGGGTACTAGTTCCCTTGAATCACTGCCATGATCGGCACTCCACAGTACAAGTAACCCATCACTGCCACCTGAAACAAGGAGTGCCTGCAATTGCAAGCAGATAGAGAACGGCTGGTATCATGTATTGAATATGAATAACAGAGAAAATAGTTGATAGTTTCAATTATAAGAAAACGGAAAAGGCAGTCGTTAGTAGAACTAAAACctaataatgataataaatgAATCTAGAGAACTAAACAACCAATTTAGAAAACAGATGTCTATGTTTTAATTCCTTCCGCTCCCAATGCTAGGTTGTGCAAGAAAGTTATCCCAAACAACAAATGAACTTCTACTAAGCAATTTAGGATATATGAAAGTAAGGGTAGACCTTTAAACTGAATGACTCCTTACTTAAAAGCGATTTAGGAAACGAAAAGAAAATGTAAAGAACTTTCAAGACAATATCCCCAATATACTGTTTTGTTTTACATGTCAGTCAACCATAGCAGGTGACCTTGCGTATGTTTCTCTAAATCAAAGAATGGGAAGTTGAAAGAATATGTAGTTACCTCGCCAGATGATGCCATGAAATTCATCAAGCAATATATTGATCCTTTATGGCCACCGGTATATCTACGTGCAAGCTGGAAGGAAGTAAGCATTCAGGGAAATTAACACAGATCAGTCCCAATAGCGCTCACCATAAACCCAgcagaaaaacaaaataaaaattcaattttggAACAAGCACCTTCCATGTTATCATTGATAAAACCCTAATGACACCATCAGTTGAACCAAATGCAACTAAAGGGCCATCACCACCAGATGATCtggtaaggaactccatgctgCAAAGAAAGGAGTAAGTCTAACCACGTTGGAGCAGAATAATTCGGAAAAGTAGAAGCCTGTTTGAACATTACACTtaaaccacacacacacacacacggacattaACTTGTCATAGTCTATATTTGACTCCAATAATTCCAGCGTAGTAACTAATGGAGATCTTTCCAGGATTCAAGCAAGGCTATATATGTCACGCAAACAATGATCTAAAATCAGAGAAAAATCAGAGAAACGGAATTGAAACTTACCAGAGAAGTGACCTATTGTCAAGCTCTGACTTAGGCACATCTCGGCCACGCATTGTCACCAAGTCCAAGAAAATAGCTTTATTCTCACAACAGATGACCAAAAAATGCCGGCCTTTAGTTGACGGAGCAGGAGAAGTGAAACCGGACGTGAGATGATTAACAGCAGAGGGAGATTCAGCAGCTGCAGAGCGATTGCGCCACAGTTGCCAATAACGCACATCATCGTCATAAAACTTCACCTGCTTAACACTTGTagatagaaaaaaaacaagatttcatctaattaatcttttattttcaaatttctcGCGAAAGAATAGCAGCGGCCAAGACGTAATAATTACCTTCCTCCTCGAATAGCTTC
This genomic window contains:
- the LOC103874341 gene encoding protein RETICULATA-RELATED 1, chloroplastic, with translation MSHMAFQSVVAPKPLSPLKPSLPIPRPIATLPCKLRRSCSIRASSSSSLIDSVGDSVSGLERCLQLQFSGGSGTSSSGSASPSAQMCPEMKGGKFGSVGAVTLEKGKLDMTQKKVESTPEIATGGGGGDIGKSVNFGGGDGGDDDGDDDDYFDEFDDDDDGDEGGLFRRRMFLAELFDRKFVDAVLNEWQKTMMDLPAGLRQAYEMGLVSSAQMVKFLAINARPTTTRFISRALPQGLSRAFVGRMLADPSFLYRLLLEQAATVGCSVWWEVKTRKDRIKEEWDLALINVLTVSACNAAAVWLLAPCRSYGNTFRFDLQNTLQKLPNNVFEMSYPLREFDLQKRIHSLFYKAAELSILGVATGTLQGSLSNFLAAKKKNRVSVTVPSITTNALGYGAFLGLYANMRYQLLCGFERAMSNHFDVIGVALFFGTAMRIMNVQLGERSRQVWLGVEADPLAQSDDLLAKAYNRPSEEAAAAGKPASRWFISKNAIVSGLLGMKQQDSASDSPPPKARRKRIVRKKVAAPSAS
- the LOC103874340 gene encoding zinc finger-containing ubiquitin peptidase 1, whose translation is MSALCPVCNVTLPLPQIESHVNSHFDDDEIDPRIASDHYLALQLASDPSSSTPKEAPFLDPLNKTVPFASLARSQTKSPFHIVENGGLICLLKTCLESKTKPLESNTSLLSGYVDHFQSTKEDKGWGCGWRNIQMQCSHLLSRRDQEVKRVLFGGSEFVPDIPSLQRWLELAWRSGFDVSGGLHFDKRIYGCKKWIGTTECAALLRSFGLRARVVDFAPEKSRSMYLSVPGSAVAPKRRGYGPMDRYVVRKGGSGVEKGGDSLGSSSSSRTSKGAVLMEWVWNYFSDNRLDVSSGVHITNKGPLYFQHEGHSRTIVGIQRRLQGTTFTPQYNLLILDPADFTRGIEKALVDKRGWEGYLKRGAHSLTCPEYQMLYVDNGIAVGEELEQLKTIDSHFVEF